Proteins found in one Elephas maximus indicus isolate mEleMax1 chromosome 11, mEleMax1 primary haplotype, whole genome shotgun sequence genomic segment:
- the LMTK3 gene encoding LOW QUALITY PROTEIN: serine/threonine-protein kinase LMTK3 (The sequence of the model RefSeq protein was modified relative to this genomic sequence to represent the inferred CDS: deleted 1 base in 1 codon): MATSAPRVGARASGRHHLHLPSILAKMPAPGAFILLAAVSASGCLASPAHPDGFALGRATLAPPYAVVLISCSGLLAFIFLLLTCLCCKRGDVGFKEFENPEGEDCSGEYTPPAEETSSSQSLPDVYILPLAEVSLPMPAPQPSHSDMTTPLGLSRQHLSYLQEIGSGWFGKVILGEIFSDYTPAQVVVKELRASAGPLEQRKFISEAQPYRSLQHPNILQCLGLCVETLPFLLIMEFCQLGDLKRYLRAQRPPEGLSPELPPRDLRTLQRMGLEIARGLAHLHSHNYVHSDLALRNCLLTSDLTVRIGDYGLAHSNYKEDYYLTPERLWIPLRWAAPELLGELHGTFMVVDQSRESNIWSLGVTLWELFEFGAQPYRHLSDEEVLAFVVRQQHVKLARPRLKLPYADYWYDILQSCWRPPAQRPSASDLQLQLTYLLSERPPRPPPPPPPPRDGPFPWPWPPTHTAPRSGTLSSPFPLLDGFPGADPDDVLTVTESSRGLNLECLWEKARRGAGRGGGAPPWQPASAPPAPHTNPSNPFYEALSTPSVLPVISARSPSVGSEYYIRLEEHGSPPEPLFPNDWDPLDPGVSAPQPPQAPSEVPQLVSETWASPLFPAPRSFPAQASASGGFLLSGWDPEGRGAGETLAGDPAEVLGERGAAPWAEEEEEEEGSSPGEDSSSLGGGPSRRGTLPCPLCSREGACSCLPLERGDAVAGWGGHPALGCPHPPEDDSSLRAERGSLADLPLAPPASAPSEFLDPLMGAAAPQYPGRGPPPAPPPPPPPPRAPADPAASPDPPSVVASPGSGLSSPGPKPGDSGYETETPFSPEGAFPAGGAAEEEGVPRPRAPPEPPDPGAPRPPPDPGPLALLGTREKPTFMVQVSTEQLLMSLREDVTRNLLGEKGVSPQEPGPRKPGKGTGNRETAPGPTVPGSDQKAPSPNEDLSLPVNGVTVLENGGQKAPGIEETAVENGGPGSPEREDKVLANGELPPPRREKELENGELKCPEAMEKVLVNGGLTPPKSEEKVAENGGLSLPRKAERPPETGPWRAPGPWEKMAESGGPAPTIGEPAPEISLERAPESHAAVASPLKGWETAPGPIGPAPRSGAPDPGTQRRAPETGRALRAPGAGKLDPGSGGQAPGDMGTAHGGGPGSGVDAKAGWADSMRPQPPPPPEVQPRRPEPVPPRAKPEAAPEGDPGAPDSRAGGDTAPSGDGDPLKPERKGPEMPRLFLDLGPPQGNSEQIKAKLSRLSLALPPLTLTPFPGPGPRRPPWEGTDAGAAGGEAGGAGAPGPAEEDGEDEDEEDEAAGAAEPRGPGRARAAPVPVVVSSADADAARPLRGLLKSPRGADEPEDSELERKRKMVSFHGDVTVYLFDQETPTNELSVQGPPEGDTDPSTPPAPPTPPHPTTPGDGFPSNDTGFGGSFEWAEDFPLLPPPGPPLCFSRFSVSPALETPGPPSRAPDARPAGPVEN, from the exons ATGGCGACGTCCGCGCCAAGGGTGGGAGCCCGTGCTTCTGG ccgccaccacctccacctcccttCCATCCTCGCCAAGATGCCTGCCCCCGGCGCCTTCATCCTCCTCGCGGCCGTCTCTGCCTCCGGCTGCCTGGCGTCCCCGGCCCACCCCG ATGGATTCGCCCTGGGCCGGGCCACTCTGGCTCCTCCGTACGCTGTGGTCCTCATTTCCTGCTCTGGCCTGCTGGCtttcatcttcctcctcctcacctGTCTGTGCTGCAAACGGGGAGATGTCGGCTTCAAG GAATTTGAGAACCCTGAAGGGGAGGACTGTTCCGGGGAGTACACTCCTCCGGCGGAGGAGACCTCCTCCTCACAGTCTCTTCCTGACGTCTACATTCTCCCGCTGGCTGAGGTCTCCCTGCCCATGCCTGCCCCACAGCCTTCACATTCAG ACATGACCACCCCCCTGGGCCTTAGCCGCCAGCATCTCAGCTACCTACAAGAGATTGGGAGCGGCTGGTTTGGGAAG GTGATCCTGGGGGAGATTTTCTCCGACTACACCCCAGCCCAGGTGGTGGTGAAGGAGCTCCGAGCCAGCGCGGGGCCCCTGGAGCAGCGCAAGTTCATCTCGGAAGCCCAGCCTTACAG aaGCCTGCAGCACCCCAACATCCTCCAGTGCCTGGGCCTGTGTGTGGAGACATTGCCCTTTCTGCTGATCATGGAGTTCTGTCAGCTG GGGGATCTAAAGCGTTACCTGCGGGCCCAGCGACCCCCCGAGGGCCTGTCCCCTGAGCTGCCCCCTCGAGATCTGCGGACACTGCAAAGGATGGGCCTGGAGATCGCCCGTGGACTGGCGCACCTGCACTCCCACAACTACGTGCACAG CGACCTGGCCCTTCGCAACTGCCTGCTGACCTCCGACCTCACCGTTCGCATCGGAGACTACGGGCTCGCCCACAGCAACTACAAG GAGGACTACTACCTGACCCCAGAGCGCCTGTGGATCCCACTGCGCTGGGCGGCGCCCGAACTCCTCGGAGAGCTGCACGGGACCTTCATGGTTGTGGACCAGAGCCGCGAGAGCAACATCTG GTCCCTGGGGGTGACCCTGTGGGAGCTGTTTGAGTTCGGAGCACAGCCCTACCGCCACCTATCAGATGAGGAGGTCCTCGCCTTTGTGGTTCGCCAGCAGCACGTCAAGCTGGCGCGGCCGCGCCTCAAGCTGCCCTACGCAGACTACTG gtATGACATCCTGCAGTCCTGCTGGCGGCCACCTGCCCAGCGCCCCTCAGCCTCTGACCTCCAACTGCAGCTCACCTACCTGCTCTCGGAGCGGCCCCCGcggcctcccccacccccacccccaccccgagaTGGCCCTTTCCCCTGGCCCTGGCCTCCAACACATACTGCACCCCGTTCAGGGACCCTGTCCTCGCCCTTCCCCCTTCTGGATGGCTTCCCAGGGGCTGACCCCGACGACGTGCTCACAGTCACCGAGAGCAGCCGTGGCCTCAACCTTGAGTGCCTGTGGGAGAAGGCGCGGCGAGGGGCAGGCCGGGGTGGGGGGGCCCCCCCCTGGCAACCAGCATCTGCACCCCCGGCACCCCACACCAACCCCTCAAACCCCTTCTACGAGGCTCTGTCCACGCCTAGTGTGCTGCCGGTCATCAGTGCACGAAGCCCCTCTGTAGGCAGCGAATACTACATCCGCCTGGAGGAGCACGGCTCCCCGCCTGAACCCCTCTTCCCCAATGACTGGGACCCCCTGGACCCGGGAGTATCCGCCCCCCAGCCCCCTCAGGCCCCCTCCGAAGTCCCCCAGCTGGTGTCCGAGACCTGGGCCTCGCCCCTCTTCCCAGCACCCCGGTCCTTCCCGGCCCAGGCCTCTGCCTCAGGTGGCTTCCTCCTGAGCGGCTGGGACCCCGAGGGCCGGGGTGCCGGGGAGACCCTGGCTGGAGACCCTGCCGAGGTGCTGGGGGAGCGGGGGGCTGCCCCGTGGgccgaggaagaggaggaggaggagggcagcTCCCCGGGGGAAGACAGCAGCAGTCTTGGGGGAGGCCCCAGTCGGCGGGGTACCCTCCCCTGCCCCCTGTGCAGCCGCGAAGGGGCCTGCTCCTGCCTGCCGCTGGAGCGGGGGGATGCTGTTGCCGGCTGGGGGGGCCACCCTGCTCTTGGCTGTCCCCACCCCCCAGAAGACGACTCATCCCTGCGAGCAGAACGGGGTTCCCTGGCCGACCTGCCCCTGGCCCCCCCTGCTTCGGCCCCCTCCGAGTTTTTGGACCCCCTTATGGGGGCGGCGGCACCCCAGTACCCCGGGCGGGGGCCACCAcccgct cccccccccccgccgccaccTCCCCGGGCCCCCGCGGACCCCGCCGCGTCCCCCGACCCCCCATCGGTCGTGGCCAGTCCCGGCTCAGGCCTGTCCTCTCCGGGCCCCAAGCCGGGGGACAGCGGCTACGAGACCGAGACCCCTTTTTCCCCCGAGGGAGCCTTCCCAGCCGGGGGGGCAGCCGAGGAGGAAGGGGTCCCTCGGCCACGGGCTCCCCCCGAGCCCCCCGACCCAGGAGCGCCCCGGCCACCCCCAGACCCGGGTCCCCTCGCACTCCTGGGGACCCGGGAGAAGCCAACCTTCATGGTTCAAGTGAGCACCGAGCAGCTGCTGATGTCCCTGCGGGAGGACGTAACAAGGAACCTTCTAGGGGAGAAGGGGGTGTCTCCCCAGGAGCCAGGGCCCAGGAAGCCGGGGAAAGGCACCGGGAACAGAGAGACAGCCCCGGGCCCAACAGTCCCAGGCAGCGACCAGAAAGCCCCAAGCCCAAACGAGGACCTGAGCCTTCCTGTGAACGGGGTGACAGTGTTGGAGAACGGGGGGCAGAAAGCCCCAGGCATCGAGGAGACAGCAGTGGAGAATGGGGGCCCGGGGTCCCCCGagagagaagacaaagtgttggCGAATGGGGAGCTGCCACCCCCAAGGAGGGAGAAGGAGTTGGAGAATGGGGAGCTGAAATGCCCAGAGGCCATGGAGAAAGTGCTGGTGAATGGGGGGCTGACACCCCCAAAGAGCGAGGAGAAGGTGGCAGAGAATGGGGGCCTGAGCCTCCCCAGGAAGGCGGAGAGGCCACCAGAGACTGGGCCTTGGAGAGCCCCAGGGCCCTGGGAGAAGATGGCCGAGAGTGGGGGTCCAGCCCCCACGATAGGGGAGCCAGCCCCCGAGATCTCGCTGGAGAGAGCCCCCGAGTCCCACGCAGCAGTGGCCTCGCCCCTGAAAGGCTGGGAGACAGCGCCTGGCCCCATTGGCCCAGCCCCCAGGAGCGGGGCACCGGACCCCGGGACCCAGAGGAGAGCCCCAGAGACTGGGAGGGCGCTGAGAGCCCCCGGGGCTGGGAAGCTGGACCCCGGGAGTGGGGGCCAAGCCCCGGGGGACATGGGGACGGCCCACGGCGGCGGCCCCGGAAGCGGCGTGGACGCAAAGGCCGGGTGGGCAGACAGCATGAGGCCGCAGCCTCCGCCACCACCGGAGGTCCAACCGAGGAGGCCGGAGCCAGTGCCCCCGAGAGCCAAGCCGGAGGCGGCCCCCGAGGGAGACCCCGGGGCCCCAGACAGCAGGGCCGGCGGAGACACGGCACCCAGCGGAGACGGGGACCCCCTCAAGCCCGAGAGGAAGGGCCCAGAGATGCCACGACTGTTCTTGGACTTGGGACCTCCCCAGGGGAACAGCGAGCAGATCAAAG CCAAGCTCTCCCGGCTCTCGCTGGCGCTGCCGCCGCTCACGCTCACGCCATTCCCGGGACCGGGCCCCCGGCGGCCCCCGTGGGAGGGCACGGACGCCGGGGCGGCTGGCGGGGAGGCCGGCGGGGCGGGGGCGCCGGGGCCGGCGGAGGAGGACGGGGAGGACGAGGACGAGGAGGACGAGGCGGCGGGCGCGGCGGAGCCGCGGGGCCCCGGGAGAGCACGGGCAGCCCCGGTGCCCGTCGTGGTGAGCAGCGCCGACGCGGACGCGGCCCGCCCGCTGCGGGGGCTGCTCAAGTCTCCGCGCGGGGCCGACGAGCCCGAGGACAGCGAGCTGGAGAGGAAGCGCAAGATGGTCTCCTTCCACGGGGACGTGACCGTCTACCTCTTCGACCAG GAGACGCCAACCAACGAGCTGAGCGTCCAGGGCCCCCCCGAGGGGGACACGGACCCATCAACGCCCCCAGCGCCCCCGacgcctccccaccccaccacccccgGAGATGGGTTTCCCAGCAACGACACCGGCTTTG GAGGCAGTTTCGAGTGGGCGGAGGATTTCCCCCTCCTCCCCCCGCCAGGCCCCCCCCTGTGCTTCTCCCGCTTCTCCGTCTCGCCTGCGCTGGAGACCCCGGGGCCCCCCTCCCGGGCCCCAGACGCCCGACCCGCAG GCCCTGTGGAGAACTGA